In Oligoflexia bacterium, a single window of DNA contains:
- the cysS gene encoding cysteine--tRNA ligase, which produces MRLHDSMSGTLRKFVPHSDFEVKMYVCGPTVYDHSHIGHARCYIAYDIIYRYLNFKGYHVKYVRNITDIDDKIINKALDEGVDFSEIAQKYTESFHADLNALGLLSPDEEPKVSETMDEIIAMIETLIKKEKAYVANNGDVYFSVKNQKDYGKLSKRKLDQLRAGARVAPGEEKKDPLDFVLWKHAKPGEPSWESPWGEGRPGWHIECSAMNSAIFGEQIDIHGGGRDLIFPHHENEIAQTEACTGKEFSKYWLHNGFVTTKNEKMSKSEGNVTTIKNLIKQVHPEALKLYFMSTHYRHPIEFSLEGINEAAKSLNRMYKALDFAQGKRVHPEYLNEFQQAMDEDFNTPKAMTTLHAVTKAIYKAEDERDKQELANTLQMLANVLGLLQLSKEEYQSWYEKNYAIDASWVEEQIVLRAKARADKDFKTSDSIRDQLDAKGIQIEDSPDGTTWSVKL; this is translated from the coding sequence ATGCGTTTACATGACAGCATGAGCGGTACGCTCAGAAAATTTGTTCCTCATTCTGATTTTGAAGTAAAAATGTATGTCTGCGGTCCTACGGTTTATGATCATTCACATATTGGACATGCTCGTTGTTATATTGCCTACGATATTATTTACCGTTATCTGAATTTTAAAGGCTATCACGTTAAATACGTGCGCAATATTACAGATATAGATGATAAAATTATCAACAAAGCCCTAGATGAAGGGGTTGATTTTTCAGAGATTGCACAAAAATACACTGAATCCTTTCATGCAGATTTAAATGCTTTGGGTTTATTGAGTCCAGATGAAGAACCTAAAGTCAGTGAAACCATGGATGAAATTATTGCCATGATTGAGACCTTAATCAAAAAAGAAAAAGCCTATGTGGCCAACAATGGCGATGTTTATTTTTCTGTTAAAAATCAAAAAGATTATGGAAAACTGTCCAAGCGTAAACTGGATCAGTTAAGGGCTGGAGCCAGAGTTGCTCCTGGAGAAGAAAAAAAAGACCCTCTAGATTTTGTTTTATGGAAACATGCAAAGCCAGGAGAACCCAGTTGGGAAAGTCCTTGGGGTGAGGGACGTCCAGGCTGGCATATAGAATGTTCTGCCATGAACAGTGCTATTTTTGGTGAACAAATTGATATCCATGGTGGGGGTAGAGACTTGATTTTCCCACACCATGAAAATGAAATTGCGCAAACCGAAGCCTGCACCGGTAAAGAGTTTTCTAAGTATTGGTTGCACAATGGCTTTGTCACCACCAAGAATGAGAAAATGTCTAAGTCCGAAGGCAATGTTACCACCATAAAAAACTTGATTAAACAAGTCCATCCAGAAGCGTTGAAACTGTATTTTATGTCTACGCATTATCGGCACCCCATTGAGTTTTCCTTAGAAGGCATCAATGAAGCAGCTAAAAGTTTAAACCGCATGTACAAAGCTTTGGATTTTGCTCAAGGCAAGCGCGTTCATCCTGAATATTTAAATGAATTTCAACAAGCCATGGATGAAGATTTTAATACGCCTAAAGCCATGACAACCTTGCATGCAGTGACCAAAGCTATTTATAAGGCAGAAGATGAACGTGATAAGCAAGAATTAGCCAACACCTTACAAATGTTGGCCAATGTTTTGGGACTTTTACAATTAAGTAAAGAAGAGTACCAAAGTTGGTATGAAAAAAATTATGCTATTGATGCCTCGTGGGTAGAAGAGCAAATTGTTTTAAGAGCCAAAGCCAGAGCGGATAAAGACTTTAAAACCTCAGACAGCATCCGCGATCAACTGGATGCCAAAGGCATTCAAATAGAGGATTCACCGGATGGAAC
- a CDS encoding UvrD-helicase domain-containing protein, giving the protein MSAILHQLNPQQKEAVVQNNSHLLVVAGAGSGKTRVLTRKIAYLIEQGLAMPSQILAMTFSNKAAHEMKERVSSLLSQYQQPYWIGTFHSICLRILREHGHHMGLDGNFSVYDTSDQLAAIKSIMAEKNIDPKAISPKLIAYHLDQAKNESTKVVSYIQNSFDLGETIIGVVEAYEALLIKNQALDFGGLLGKTLVLLQEHEQVRQSLQHKWQRILIDEYQDTNSIQKALIQHLAGDHNIVCAVGDEDQSIYGWRGARVENMLNFPIDFPGAKVVKLEQNYRSSKPILEVANKVISHNLGRRKKKLWTDQEQGSLVEHFHADTDYQEAAFVLDKVDELLEQEHIAASEIAIFYRTHVQSRLLEEECRRRNQAYAVLGGTKFYDRKEIKDTLCYLRLLVNPNDDISFLRVVNTPSRGIGKTAIAQLNDAAEFTRSSLYQAIPVMEGNRKAHKAIREFHFWFEALRIECEHMDILDVAETVLDKSEYRASLEREQTIEAQARIENIEELLRSMQEYAQANPEHSLSDYLAQISLVTDMDNYDQEQDAITMMTIHNSKGLEYDAVFIVGMEEGVFPHKRALEDGNPDEIEEERRLCYVAMTRARKRLFLSSSSRRHLYKNLQHNPVARFIDEIPSQYLVHVNEHAGLNTKASFYNPEDGYSVYTRKKTSSAPLYSSKNNYSSAYEDVPSYQVDASYQSPYNIGSKVLHPKFGNGTIKNIEGNPDNLKLTIYFPSRGSKKILLNYCNLELLEK; this is encoded by the coding sequence ATGTCGGCTATTTTACATCAACTCAATCCCCAACAAAAGGAAGCCGTTGTACAGAACAACTCACATTTGCTGGTTGTGGCGGGGGCTGGTTCTGGAAAAACCAGGGTTTTAACCCGTAAAATTGCCTACTTGATTGAACAAGGCTTGGCAATGCCCAGTCAAATTTTAGCCATGACCTTCTCCAATAAAGCCGCCCATGAAATGAAAGAACGGGTGTCAAGCTTACTCTCTCAATACCAACAACCCTATTGGATTGGTACCTTTCACTCCATTTGTTTACGGATTTTGCGTGAACATGGGCATCATATGGGTTTAGACGGTAATTTTTCGGTTTATGATACCTCTGATCAATTGGCCGCCATTAAAAGTATCATGGCGGAAAAAAACATCGATCCTAAAGCCATTTCTCCTAAACTCATTGCCTATCATTTGGATCAAGCCAAAAATGAAAGCACCAAAGTGGTCTCTTATATTCAAAACAGTTTTGACTTGGGTGAAACCATCATTGGTGTGGTTGAAGCCTATGAAGCTTTACTCATTAAAAATCAAGCCTTGGATTTTGGAGGACTGTTAGGAAAAACACTTGTTCTATTGCAAGAGCATGAACAGGTTAGACAAAGCTTGCAACACAAATGGCAACGTATCTTGATTGATGAATATCAAGATACCAACAGCATTCAAAAAGCTTTGATTCAGCATTTGGCTGGTGACCATAATATTGTGTGTGCTGTGGGTGATGAAGATCAGTCTATTTATGGTTGGCGTGGTGCCAGAGTAGAAAACATGCTCAACTTTCCTATAGACTTTCCTGGAGCCAAGGTGGTTAAATTGGAACAAAACTACCGTTCCAGCAAACCTATTTTGGAAGTGGCCAATAAGGTGATCAGTCATAACTTGGGCCGGAGAAAAAAGAAACTCTGGACAGATCAAGAACAAGGCTCTTTGGTGGAACATTTCCACGCTGATACAGATTATCAAGAAGCTGCTTTTGTTTTAGATAAAGTAGATGAGTTGCTTGAGCAAGAACATATTGCTGCCAGTGAAATTGCCATCTTTTATCGTACGCATGTGCAATCGCGTTTACTTGAGGAAGAGTGTAGGCGTCGTAACCAGGCTTATGCTGTTTTGGGCGGCACCAAATTTTATGACCGCAAAGAAATCAAAGATACTTTGTGTTACTTAAGACTGCTGGTCAATCCCAATGATGATATCTCTTTTTTACGTGTGGTCAATACGCCTTCTCGTGGCATTGGTAAAACTGCTATAGCGCAACTCAACGACGCTGCGGAATTTACCCGTTCTTCATTGTATCAAGCCATTCCAGTTATGGAAGGTAATCGTAAAGCCCATAAAGCCATACGCGAGTTTCACTTTTGGTTTGAAGCCTTGCGCATAGAATGTGAACACATGGATATCTTAGATGTAGCAGAAACAGTTTTAGACAAAAGTGAATACCGGGCCAGCCTTGAACGTGAACAAACCATTGAAGCCCAAGCCCGTATTGAAAATATTGAAGAGCTATTACGATCTATGCAAGAATATGCACAAGCCAACCCTGAACATTCTCTAAGTGATTACTTGGCACAAATCAGTTTGGTGACAGATATGGACAATTATGATCAAGAACAAGATGCCATCACCATGATGACCATTCATAACTCCAAAGGCTTAGAATATGATGCTGTATTTATTGTGGGTATGGAAGAAGGTGTATTTCCACATAAACGGGCTTTAGAAGATGGCAATCCAGATGAAATAGAAGAAGAGCGGCGTTTATGTTACGTGGCCATGACTCGGGCTAGAAAACGCTTGTTTTTAAGTTCTAGCAGCCGTAGGCATCTCTATAAAAACTTACAGCATAATCCAGTGGCTCGTTTTATTGACGAAATCCCCAGTCAATACTTGGTGCATGTTAATGAACACGCAGGTCTTAACACCAAAGCCAGCTTTTACAACCCCGAAGATGGCTACAGTGTTTATACCCGTAAAAAAACTTCCTCTGCACCTTTATACTCCTCAAAAAACAACTATAGCTCAGCTTATGAAGATGTCCCCAGTTATCAAGTTGATGCAAGTTACCAATCCCCCTACAACATAGGAAGCAAAGTGTTACATCCAAAATTTGGCAATGGCACCATCAAAAATATTGAGGGAAATCCAGATAATTTAAAATTAACAATTTACTTTCCAAGTCGCGGTTCTAAGAAAATTCTGTTAAACTATTGTAATCTGGAACTATTAGAAAAATGA